The Paraburkholderia megapolitana genomic sequence AACTGCGACGCGTCCCACCCGCCCCCAAGCGCCTTGATCAACGCGACGCTCGCAGCCATCCGCCGCCGCGCGATCGATACGGCTTGCCGCTCGTTCGTGAGCGCGGTGGTTTGCGCGACGACGACGTCGAGATAGGTGATCGCGCCGTTCTTGTAGCGGTCCGAGACGATCGCGAGTGCCCGCTCGGCCGCGGCGACGGCCTGGTCCTGCGCGCGCGCTTCCTGCTCGAGCACGCGCAGCGCGGCGAGATTGTCTTCGACCTGACCGAATGCGGTCAGTACCGTTTGTCGATACTGCGCGACGCTTTCGTCGTAGTGCGCTTCGGCTTGCGCTTTCACCGCGGCGCGCCCGCCGAAGTCGAGCAGCGTGCCGGCCAGCGACGGACCGAGCGACCAGAACCGCGCGGGCGCCATCAGCCACTGGCTGTAGTTGGTCGCCTCAAGGCCACCGGTCACCGAGAGGATCAGGTTCGGAAAGAACGCAGCAGTCGCCACGCCGATCTGCGCATTCATATCGACGATATGACGTTCCGCCGATGCAATGTCGGGCCGCCGCTCGAGCAGCGCCGACGGCACGCCGGTGGGCGCGACGACCGGCACCGCCGCGAGCGGCGCGACCGGCAGCGCAAACGTGGATGGCGACTGGCCGGTGAGGATCGCGATCGCGTGTTCGAGCTGCGCGCGCTGCACGTCGAGATCGATGGCCTGGGCTTCGGTGGTTTGCAGTTGCGTTTGCGCCTGCGCGACGTCGGCGTCGGTGGCGATGCCACCTGCCAGACGATGCTGCGTCAGATCGAGCGCTTCGCGATACGCCTTGATCGTGTCGTCGAGCAAACGACGTTCGCTGTCGATGCCGCGCAGTTCGAAGTAATCGGTGGCGAGTTCGGCCTGCATCGACAGCAGCGCGGACTGCACGTCGGCGGCGCTGGCTTGCGCATTGGCCTTTGCACCTTCGACGCTGCGCGACACCCGGCCCCACAGATCGGGCTCCCACGACGCGTCGCCCTGCACGACGTAATCGTTGATCGTGTAACCGGCCGTCGATTTGTACATCACGTTGTCCGACGTACGCGTGCGCGAAAAATCGCCGCCCGCGCCTACGACCGGAAAGAAGTTCGAGCGGAACTGCGCGACCGCCGCGCGAGCTGCGCGAAAACGCGCTTGCGCGGCCTGTACGTTCTGGTTCGCACTGCCGGCTTGCTGTTCGAGAGCGTTCAGCGCGGGGTCGCCGTAGATCTCCCACCATGCGCCGCGCAGGGTGGTGTCGGCGGGTTGTGCGGGTTGCCAGCCGGAGCCTTCGAGTTCCTTGTAGGTCGCGGCTGTAGTGGCCGTCGGCCGCACGTAGTCCGGGCCAACGGCGCATCCGCCCAGTACGCCGGCGACGATCAGTGCGGCGAGAGAAATACCAAGAGGTGCAACAAGGGGCGCGGCACGCATGACCGCGCGTGCGGACTGCAACCGCACTGTTGTGCTCAAGAAGAAATTCGCCGGCTTCACTCTGCAGCCTTCGGCGTTTCACCGCTCGCATTGCTACCGGCGGCCGCACTCGCTGCCGGCTTCGTCGCAGCAACCCGCACCGGCGCACCGTCGACGATCGAATCCTGCGGATTCACGATCACCCGCTCGTCGCCCTGTAACCCCGACACGATCGCGACCCGCGTGCCGAAATCGGTGCCGAGCGACACGCGTACGAGCTTCACGTGCTGTTGCGCGTCGACGGTCGCAACCGTTACACCGCCCGGACGAAACAGCAGCGTATTGCCAGGCAGCGTATAAGGTGCCGCGCCCGCGCCGAGTGCGAAATGCACCTGCGCATACGCACCGGGCAACAACGCGCCGCTGCGGTTGTCGACGTCCACTTCGGCGAGCATCGTGCGCTGGATCGGATCGACGGCACCGGAGGTACGCGCGACGGTGCCCGGATAGCGCTTCGACGGCGCTTCGGTCAACGTCAGATAGGCGCCCTGCTGGGCACGCACTTCCTGCGCGTACGCCTGCGGCACGTTGACATAGACGCGCAGCCGGTCGGCGGCCGCGACATGGAACAGCTCCTTCGCCGGGCCGCCAGCGCTGCCCGCATCGATCAACGCACCGACATCGACGTTACGCGCAGTCACGATCCCGTCGAACGGCGCATAGACCTTCTGGAATGACTGCGTCTTTTCGAGTCGCGCGACGTTAAAGCGCGCGGCGTCGAGCGTGCCCTTCTTCGCGAGCATGTCGCCGACTTTCTCGTCGGTCTCCTGTTTCGATACCGACTTGCTCTTCAGCATCTCGGTCCAGCGGTCGGCGGTGCTTTTTGCGAGCGCATAGTTTGCGTCCGCGTTGACGAGATCCGCGCGCGCCGAGCGCAACTGGTCGTCGACCTCGGGGGTTTCGATGTCGGCGAGCAGTTGTCCAGCCTTCACGTGCGCACCGATGTCCGCGTACCACTGCTTCAGGTAGCCATTGGTGCGCGCGTAGATCGGCGTATCGAGAAACGCCTGCACGTTGCCCGGCAAGACGAGATCGAGTGCTGCCGACGATTTCTGCGGCAGTACGACAGCCACGCTGAGCGCACTTGCGTGCTCTGCGTCGCGCTCAAGCGCGGCATGCGCGCTGTGCCGCGACCAGATGCCCTGCAGCGCGAGCACGAGCACGACGACGATTGCCAGCACAGTCAGCCAGCGCGTGCGCCGCTTGCTCGCGGCCGTGCCGCCAGGCTGGGATTCGTCAGGACGTTGACCTTCCATCGATGCTTTGCCTCAGGATGACTTGTGAACCACATGCTCCGCCGAGCGCCGCCGCCGGTCGGCAAGCCGCCGGTAGATCATCGAGAACACCACCGGTACGAACACCAGCGTCGCGAGCGTGCCTATGGTGAGCCCGCCGATCACCGCGCGTCCGAGCGGCGCGTTCTGTTCGCCGCCTTCGCCGAGGCCGATCGCCATCGGCACCATACCGATCACCATCGCGAGCGCCGTCATTAGCACCGGACGAAAGCGCGTGAAGCCCGCTTCGATCGCCGCGCGCGTCGCGTCGCCGTGTTCGAGCAGTTGTTCGCGCGCAAAGCTGATCACGAGAATCGAGTTCGCGGTGGCGATGCCGATACACATGATCGCGCCGGTAAGCGCCGGAATCGACAGCGTGGTGTGCGTGAGGAACAGTATCCAGACGATACCCGCGAGCGCGCCCGGCAACGCGGTAATGATGATGAACGGATCGAGCCACGACTGGAAGTTCACGACAATCAGCAAATACACCAGCACGATGGCAAACAGCAGGCCCGTGAAGAGCCCCGAGAACGAGTCGTTCATCGTTTGCACCTGGCCGCGTACGGTGATCGTCGAGCCCTTCGGCAAATCGGCGGTGGCTGAGGCGATGACCTTGTCGATGTCGTCGGAGACCGCGCCGAGATCGCGATTGTCGGCGGTGCCGTAGATGTCGACCGTCGATTGCGCGTTGTAGTGCGTGGCCACCGCGTGGCCCGCTTCTCGGCGCATCGTCGACAGTGCACCGAGAATATTGCTGTGGCCGTTTGCGTTCAGCGGAATGTTGGCGAGTGCCTGCAGCGAGTCGATCGTGTATTGCGGGGCTTCGGTGATCACGTTGTAGCTGACGCCGTTGCGCGGATTCAGCCAGAACGTCGGCGTAGTTTGCTGGCTGCCTGAGAGCGTGATGAGCAGATCGCTCGCGATGTCCTTCTGCGTGAAGCCCGCTTGCTGCGCACGTGTGCGATCGACGTCGATGAAGATACGCGGCAGATCGGCCGGCTGCTGGATGCGCGTGTCGGCGAGACCAGGCACGCTGCGCAGCCGGTTCAGCAGCGTTGCGGCGAACGCGCGATTGGCGTCGACATCGCGGCCGACGATCTGGATATCGATCGGCGACGGCATACCGAAGTTGAGCGTCTGGCTGACGATGTCGGCGGGCAGAAACGCGAACTGCACGCCGGGGAACTCGTCGGTGAGTGTGCGGCGCAGGGTACGGACGTAATCGGCGGTCGGGTGGTGATCGGGGTTGAGTGTGATCAGCACGTCGGCATCTGAAGTACCGATCGTGCCAGTGTTGCTGTACGACAGGTTGATACCGGACACCGGCAGTCCGATGTTGTCGATCAGCGAATGGAGTTCGTCCGGTGGAATCAGCTGTCGAATACGTGAATCCACGCGGTCGGTGACAACCGCGGTTTCCTCGACACGCATGCCGGTTTTCGCACGCAGATGCAACGCGATCGTGCCCGCGTCGACCTGCGGAAAAAAGTCGCGACCGAGAAACGGGATCAGCAGCAACGACAGCCCGCAGCACAGCAGAAACACCACAACGAATACGCCAGGCCGCTCGACGCGCGCAACGAGGAACACCCGATAACGCTCGCGCAGTCGCGCAAAACCGCCCTCGAACGCGAGATGTACGCGCATGAACGGATTGCGACTCGCGCTCGCGTTTGTGCCACTAGCATGGTGCGGATCGGCAGCCCGGTGATGGTGACGCAGTAGATACTTCGCGAGCGTTGGCACGAGCGTACGCGAGAAGAAGTACGACGCGAGCATCGCGAACACGACCGCTTCGGCGAGCGGAATGAATAGATAGTGTGCGACACCCGAAAGTAAAAACATCGGCACGAACACGATGCAGATCGACAGCGTCGACACCAGTGTCGGAATCGCGATCTGGTGCGCGCCGTCCAGAATGGCTTGTTCGAGATTCTTGCCCTGCTCCAGCTGATGACTGACGTTCTCGATCGCCACCGTCGCATCGTCGACGAGAATCCCCACCGCGAGCGCAAGACCGCCTAGCGTCATGATGTTGATCGTCTCGCCGAGCGCCGATAGCGCGATGACGGAGGTGATCATCGACAGCGGAATCGATACG encodes the following:
- a CDS encoding efflux RND transporter permease subunit, with the translated sequence MWIVRLALRRPYTFIVLALLLLIVGPLTILRTPTDIFPNIDIPVLSVIWTYNGLSADEMEKRIVLNYERGLSVAVNDIEHTESTSLNGIAVVKIFFQPHANIEEALAEVTALSQTQLRSLPPGITPPNILRYNASTVPILRLSLSSASLTEQELFDFGNNFLKTQLATVPGASAPLPYGGKQRQIMVDIDTRKLQERNLSPMDVVNAISAQNLILPSGTAKIGSTEYSVEMNASPDTLAGLNDIPIRTTDAGTVYIRDVAHVRDGFQPQTNIVRVNGQRAALLTINKSGNTSTLEIVDRIKQMMPVLHNLVPASLNIDPVADQSLFVRASVQGVLREALIAACLTGLMILLFLGNWRATLIIAVSIPLSMITSVIALSALGETINIMTLGGLALAVGILVDDATVAIENVSHQLEQGKNLEQAILDGAHQIAIPTLVSTLSICIVFVPMFLLSGVAHYLFIPLAEAVVFAMLASYFFSRTLVPTLAKYLLRHHHRAADPHHASGTNASASRNPFMRVHLAFEGGFARLRERYRVFLVARVERPGVFVVVFLLCCGLSLLLIPFLGRDFFPQVDAGTIALHLRAKTGMRVEETAVVTDRVDSRIRQLIPPDELHSLIDNIGLPVSGINLSYSNTGTIGTSDADVLITLNPDHHPTADYVRTLRRTLTDEFPGVQFAFLPADIVSQTLNFGMPSPIDIQIVGRDVDANRAFAATLLNRLRSVPGLADTRIQQPADLPRIFIDVDRTRAQQAGFTQKDIASDLLITLSGSQQTTPTFWLNPRNGVSYNVITEAPQYTIDSLQALANIPLNANGHSNILGALSTMRREAGHAVATHYNAQSTVDIYGTADNRDLGAVSDDIDKVIASATADLPKGSTITVRGQVQTMNDSFSGLFTGLLFAIVLVYLLIVVNFQSWLDPFIIITALPGALAGIVWILFLTHTTLSIPALTGAIMCIGIATANSILVISFAREQLLEHGDATRAAIEAGFTRFRPVLMTALAMVIGMVPMAIGLGEGGEQNAPLGRAVIGGLTIGTLATLVFVPVVFSMIYRRLADRRRRSAEHVVHKSS
- a CDS encoding efflux RND transporter periplasmic adaptor subunit, which translates into the protein MEGQRPDESQPGGTAASKRRTRWLTVLAIVVVLVLALQGIWSRHSAHAALERDAEHASALSVAVVLPQKSSAALDLVLPGNVQAFLDTPIYARTNGYLKQWYADIGAHVKAGQLLADIETPEVDDQLRSARADLVNADANYALAKSTADRWTEMLKSKSVSKQETDEKVGDMLAKKGTLDAARFNVARLEKTQSFQKVYAPFDGIVTARNVDVGALIDAGSAGGPAKELFHVAAADRLRVYVNVPQAYAQEVRAQQGAYLTLTEAPSKRYPGTVARTSGAVDPIQRTMLAEVDVDNRSGALLPGAYAQVHFALGAGAAPYTLPGNTLLFRPGGVTVATVDAQQHVKLVRVSLGTDFGTRVAIVSGLQGDERVIVNPQDSIVDGAPVRVAATKPAASAAAGSNASGETPKAAE
- a CDS encoding efflux transporter outer membrane subunit, producing MRAAPLVAPLGISLAALIVAGVLGGCAVGPDYVRPTATTAATYKELEGSGWQPAQPADTTLRGAWWEIYGDPALNALEQQAGSANQNVQAAQARFRAARAAVAQFRSNFFPVVGAGGDFSRTRTSDNVMYKSTAGYTINDYVVQGDASWEPDLWGRVSRSVEGAKANAQASAADVQSALLSMQAELATDYFELRGIDSERRLLDDTIKAYREALDLTQHRLAGGIATDADVAQAQTQLQTTEAQAIDLDVQRAQLEHAIAILTGQSPSTFALPVAPLAAVPVVAPTGVPSALLERRPDIASAERHIVDMNAQIGVATAAFFPNLILSVTGGLEATNYSQWLMAPARFWSLGPSLAGTLLDFGGRAAVKAQAEAHYDESVAQYRQTVLTAFGQVEDNLAALRVLEQEARAQDQAVAAAERALAIVSDRYKNGAITYLDVVVAQTTALTNERQAVSIARRRMAASVALIKALGGGWDASQLPTGDQLVHPAAANG